One Archocentrus centrarchus isolate MPI-CPG fArcCen1 chromosome 14, fArcCen1, whole genome shotgun sequence DNA window includes the following coding sequences:
- the smfn gene encoding small fragment nuclease isoform X1, translating into MGLLHVTGITASTLRRVTPPHRLVAVMQQLIAAESALLAAQTGSRLSMPVFSRSGAWLRAALFSPHSRSAFRLTQPSVSRARNPFVAPGTASNASVRPGGVFAVQAASRMSASSPEMWQRMVWVDLEMTGLDIEKDQIIEMACIITDSDLNVLAEGPNLIIKQPDELLEGMSEWCKEHHGKSGLTQAVRDSKISLEQAEYEFLSFVRQHTPPGHCPLAGNSVHADKRFLDKYMPQFMYHLHYRIIDVSTIKELSRRWFPEEYKMVPHKKATHRALDDIWESIKELRHYRANIFKESAEKKSKIVENGASNTS; encoded by the exons ATGGGGCTATTACACGTCACAGGAATAACAGCGAGCACCCTGAGAAGAGTGACGCCTCCACACCGGctggtggcagtaatgcagcaGCTCATTGCTGCAGAGTCAGCTTTGCTCGCAGCTCAGACCGGAAGTCGGCTCAGCATGCCGGTGTTCTCGCGCAGCGGGGCATGGCTTCGTGCTGCCCTGTTCTCCCCTCACAGCAGGAGCGCGTTTCGACTTACGCAGCCGAGCGTTAGTCGAGCGAGAAACCCGTTTGTCGCGCCGGGCACAGCCTCCAACGCCTCTGTCCGACCCGGCGGTGTTTTTGCCGTTCAGGCAGCGAGCAGAATGAGCGCGTCGTCCCCTGAAATGTGGCAGAGGATGGTGTGGGTGGACCTGGAG atgaCAGGTCTCGACATTGAAAAGGACCAGATCATTGAAATGGCGTGCATTATCACAGACTCTGACCTGAACGTACTGGCTGAG GGGCCAAACCTGATCATTAAGCAGCCAGATGAGCTGCTGGAAGGGATGTCAGAGTGGTGTAAAGAGCATCATGGAAAG TCAGGACTGACCCAGGCTGTGCGGGACAGTAAAATCAGCCTGGAACAGGCAGAGTACGAGTTCCTGTCCTTCGTCAGGCAGCACACTCCACCTGGACACTGCCCCCTTGCTG GGAACTCTGTGCATGCAGATAAGAGGTTCCTGGACAAGTATATGCCACAGTTCATGTACCACCTTCACTACAGAATCATCGACGTCAGCACCATCAAGGAGCTCAGCAG ACGGTGGTTTCCAGAAGAATACAAGATGGTGCCTCATAAGAAAGCAACACACAG AGCCTTGGACGACATCTGGGAGAGCATTAAAGAGCTGCGGCACTACAGAGCCAACATCTTCAAAGAATcagcagagaagaagagcaAGATTGTTGAAAACGGAGCCAGTAATACGAGTTAG
- the smfn gene encoding small fragment nuclease isoform X2 yields MGLLHVTGITASTLRRVTPPHRLVAVMQQLIAAESALLAAQTGSRLSMPVFSRSGAWLRAALFSPHSRSAFRLTQPSVSRARNPFVAPGTASNASVRPGGVFAVQAASRMSASSPEMWQRMVWVDLEMTGLDIEKDQIIEMACIITDSDLNVLAESGLTQAVRDSKISLEQAEYEFLSFVRQHTPPGHCPLAGNSVHADKRFLDKYMPQFMYHLHYRIIDVSTIKELSRRWFPEEYKMVPHKKATHRALDDIWESIKELRHYRANIFKESAEKKSKIVENGASNTS; encoded by the exons ATGGGGCTATTACACGTCACAGGAATAACAGCGAGCACCCTGAGAAGAGTGACGCCTCCACACCGGctggtggcagtaatgcagcaGCTCATTGCTGCAGAGTCAGCTTTGCTCGCAGCTCAGACCGGAAGTCGGCTCAGCATGCCGGTGTTCTCGCGCAGCGGGGCATGGCTTCGTGCTGCCCTGTTCTCCCCTCACAGCAGGAGCGCGTTTCGACTTACGCAGCCGAGCGTTAGTCGAGCGAGAAACCCGTTTGTCGCGCCGGGCACAGCCTCCAACGCCTCTGTCCGACCCGGCGGTGTTTTTGCCGTTCAGGCAGCGAGCAGAATGAGCGCGTCGTCCCCTGAAATGTGGCAGAGGATGGTGTGGGTGGACCTGGAG atgaCAGGTCTCGACATTGAAAAGGACCAGATCATTGAAATGGCGTGCATTATCACAGACTCTGACCTGAACGTACTGGCTGAG TCAGGACTGACCCAGGCTGTGCGGGACAGTAAAATCAGCCTGGAACAGGCAGAGTACGAGTTCCTGTCCTTCGTCAGGCAGCACACTCCACCTGGACACTGCCCCCTTGCTG GGAACTCTGTGCATGCAGATAAGAGGTTCCTGGACAAGTATATGCCACAGTTCATGTACCACCTTCACTACAGAATCATCGACGTCAGCACCATCAAGGAGCTCAGCAG ACGGTGGTTTCCAGAAGAATACAAGATGGTGCCTCATAAGAAAGCAACACACAG AGCCTTGGACGACATCTGGGAGAGCATTAAAGAGCTGCGGCACTACAGAGCCAACATCTTCAAAGAATcagcagagaagaagagcaAGATTGTTGAAAACGGAGCCAGTAATACGAGTTAG